One Odontesthes bonariensis isolate fOdoBon6 chromosome 12, fOdoBon6.hap1, whole genome shotgun sequence genomic window, ACCAGCCATGTTTCGTGCATCATTTTGCACATTGAACCATTTCAGAGAAAGATATTGTACGTTTACCCGACTTTATCGATCTGGCAGCTatagttaaaaaataataaggATTTATTAAACCATCATCCTAAGATGAATGATAGTAATGAATTGTTGTGCAGTGgagtacattacattacattacagttattctgcagacgcttttatccaaagcgatttacaataagtgtgttccacatcggtaggcaaaagaacttcaggtcacaagaaatcataagtgcatttccttccaaaaccaaacggctaagagcataactagtgctagagtaggtgcagtaagttaggtaccgagacaaatgggaagacgatttaggaaacaaataagtgcgtaagaagctgggatgaaacaggtgatgtcctcagagggcggatctgggtagtgtttcctgcagagatgggttttcagcctgcggccaaagatgggcagcgactcagctgtcctgacatcagtcggagatcgttccaccatcggggcgccagaacagagaaaaggcgtgaccgtgtggatggtgcgcagggaccgctgagtgacggggaagccaggcgcctggtggccgcagagcgaggCGGTcaggcgggggtgtagggcttgaccacagcctggaggtatgaaggagctgttccttccactgccctgtaggccagcaccagagtctgaaactggatgctgcagctacagggagccggtgtagagagcggagaaggggagaggtgtgggagaacttggggaggttgaacaccagacgaacagaggctttctgaaccagctccagaggtctgatggcagaagccggggcgccagcaaggagggagttgcagtagtccaggcgggagatgaccagagcctggatgagcacctgtgctgcctcgtcggtgaggaaggggcgaatcctccggatgttgtagaggaggaatcggcaggaacgggtcactgatgcaaTGTTTGCCGAGAATGACAGTTGGTCGAACaaggtcacacccagattcctcgcggtccgggttgacatcaccacggagtcatccatggtgatggtgtgggagagaaatgtcatgtcatgtctgtcaaaggttagaatgagcttgtttacgaTAATGGCAAAAGCCAGGCGCCTGAGAGCGATTGGGGCTTGAGCTACGTACGCATTGTAGGAAGCAGGGCAGTATAAAAGATTGTCACAAATTGAGGTCAGAGGAAATCTTCGGACATTCACATGTATGCACATGtttctgtgacggtttgttcaaataaacttcccCATGAGAGGCTGACCGACACGGATTTgtctccttttctccacaacaatggCCAGATCTctgaacgggcagcccttccccgggagaaacaccagctcagtctggtccaggttgagcttaaggtggtgcatcgacatccaccccgagatgtctgccaggcacgcagcaatgcctccacttgggtgtcagaagggggaaaagacagaatcagctgggtgtcatctgcatagcagtggtaggaaaagttatgggagtggatgacagaaccaagaaatgatgtgtagagggagaaaagaagaggacccaagatcgaaccttggggaaccccagtggtgagcctatgtggcttcgacacagaccctctcagtgtaaCCTGGTAGGATGAGTAAGTTCAGTTCTACCTCAGTCAGCTACAACATTTACAATAGTTTACCTGTTGTTTCagaactaataataataatccaatAAGAAATTTTGCACTCGATCAGCAAAGGTGCACAGAAAATATCTGGCCACAACCACAACGACGAGAACGGAGCTTTGAACCATTAGAACCATGAAATATGTTGGTCAATAAAAAATGCTCAAGAGCTTAAAGATAAGAAAAGACAATCCGTCATTTTCAAACCAAATTTAGCGTCAATTGTAACCAAATTATACTAAAATTAGTTAGAAAAGACGAAATCAAGTACAGTTCATCCAACAGGTTTGTATTTATTGAAGTTTGATTAATTGAGATAAGCAGTGGGTTCTACTGCTAGAACGTCTGAAGAAGACTCGCCAAACCaagaacttcttcttcttccggccTCTCCCTTTATCAGGGGTCGCCACAGCAAGTCGATCTTGCATCATTGATTTGACGCACGTTAACTTGTGTTAACAACCAACTGAACCAACCAAATATCGCAGCTCGTTTTTCTATTTCATATGATCACATTATATATACAATTTTgtacttttgtttttacattatttACTGACTTTGGTGCCTTTAACATGTCGCCTGTGGTACAGTTTTGATTCTGGCTGTTTAttagttaaaagaaaaaaaagtgcacaATACGGAACTGAAAATTACAATATTAAGTAGTCTTACTATTTTTTGCCAAcgtgaataaacaaataaatcattTTGCAGTTGCTAATGGGAAACGCAAATGTTAAAAAGGCGGGAATTCCTTGGAATGTGAATAAACTCAGCCAACACCAACCCAATACCTTTGGATGGTACCTTTCAAGGCTGGTCTTCTATATACATGCAAGTTTCCCTAAAGACAGCAGTAGAGGACTTGTCTCATAAAATATGTATATCGTGTCCTTCGGAGCAGTTCAACTTCAATGCTAAATTGGAACACGGTCGTCTATAGGAGCTGTGAACATGGCGGCTATGTTCCCAAGGGGTATTAGAGTTGGGGTCAAAAGCTCAGCAAAGTCACAGGACTCTTCTTGTGGGAATCATGAATATTTGTTCTGAGTCTCTGCATTGTGGTTGGTGGATGTCTGAATACAATATGCTGTTAAGGACCAAAGCATTGCTGTTCCCCGCTGAAAAGTCTTTATTCTGTGTTTGGACTGTGATTCAAACCAGTGTTTCCAAGAAATGACCAAACCAAGATGGAAGCTGAGACCGAGGTAGGTTTCCAGAACTATTatattttgtttgtctgttaTCACCATGCTAATGATAAGTTTATAAGGACATTGATCTTTTATTTGTCATGTATTTGTAACAGAACAGAATACAAAGgcatgtttttcttaatttaattttaagaGGTGAATATTAAAACTGTGATAAATGTGCCAAAAGGATTGTTAATGCAGTTGTTACAAGCATTGTTACACAAGTCTTTTCTCTTGATTGAAATATTTTCGTATGAAATTTCATAGATTCATATGCATGTATTAGGTAGGTGTAATTTATTAGCCTAACATCGCTATGAGCCAATATTTGGCTTGTTGACTGCATTCGGCTTGTTGGCAAAAAGGATAACACGAACCGATGGCAGTAGCTGATGCTGCAGTTCCAGTGAACTGTCAGTAGGTGGCAGCCTAAATCTGTTACACAAGgcttatttttatcattttatcaGACTTTATGATGcatattttattgttttcctGATACTAAAGGAAGAAAAAACCCAGCAAAACCAATTGGCATCAGCAATTGGCCAAATTATCATTTTTAACACGGTTATCGGCATCTAATGTGCACAAAACATGCACAGTTGTAGTAAGTGGTAAAAATGAATCTTTGATCACACGATACAGGATAATGAAGACCtctgaattaaaatgaattcactCAAAACGTAGAAACATTGTGTCAAAAAGTTTTTTATTAGCTGTTAGTGAATTTAGACATAATTTAGACAAGTGTTTTTACATGTCCATGATGCGCCTCATGCTCATGAACCTCTGGCCGCCGAAGCCCATGTCCCTGAAGCTCCTGTACTCGCCGGGCCTCATGTACATCATCCTGCCTCTGTAGTGGGGCTGCTCGTACATCAGCCAGTGGCCGTCCATCACGTGGCAGGACATGCAGTCGCTCATGCGGTAACGGTCCTGGATGTTGTCGCAGTCGTCCATCATCTCATGCATCTGACCACCGAAGTTCTCCCTCTCGTAGATCCTCATCCTGAACTGGCCTCTGTGCTGTTTTAAAGAAGCAGAAAACAGTTCAGtacatttgttttattcagaAGTGATAGCACTGTTTATAGGAGTTTTACACCTACCATGGGGATCATACGGGAAGACCTGATGCAGTCCCTCATTCCGAACATGCTCATGTAGTCGGCGTACTCGCCCCTCCTCATGAAGTACTGGTTTCCCATGTAGTTGGGGCGGTCGTAGACCATGAACATGCCGCTCTCCACCCTGCAGGAGTGGCACTTGTTCAGGTAGGAGGACATGTCGGGGCAGTCGCTGGTGGTCTCATAGTGACGACCCTGGAAGTTCCTCTCCTCGTAGAAGATGATCTGAGGaaggacaaaataaaaatggatgAGCTGTAGAGCAATACTGATATGAGTGATGCTAAAAAACGAGCCCAGGTGAGTGTTGCTTACCTTGCCCATAGTCATGATGAAGGTTGGGTTAGTTCCTGTTATGGAAGTGGTGGTAGAGAACAGTTGTGCTTCACTGATGCTGGTCCTGTTTTAACCGATACTTTTATACCTGACAAAACCCAAAGAATCTGTGGCTCCCATTGTGTAAACCCCTGACTCAGCAACATGGTATAGAGGCCTATAGAGTGCTCAGGGGTATTTTTCACTGTTCCACGTGATCACGTTCCCTAGAAGTCTTTAGAATAGATTTTTCCATATGTTAGTCAGTACAGTGAATTGTCTCTTTAACACAATTGTACACTGTATGACCTCTGAAAGGCAGGCGGACGATTCACAGAGGTGAGTTTCCCTTTGTGTGACCTCAATGGTGCGACGTGTCAGTATAAAATGCACTCTGTATGAATATGAAACTTGTTTATCCAACAGAATCATAGACTGCATGTTGTAGAGAAACAAGCAATTAAATTCAAACCAAATCTACAAGCAAACAGGCCTGATAAcatttctggttctggtttgtATTGTATCTTACCCATCCGGTGAAGacagttttctttatttaaagtgAGTCTGTTTTAATAcatgaatttccttcgggatcaataaactatctatctatctatctatctatctatctatctatctatctatctatctatctatctatctatctatctatctaatataTAAAAAATTGATGAACattaacaaattaaattaagcagacgagataaaaacagaaagaactTTGGCTTTGTGCTGTCTGcaacaaaagaaacatttaaGTAAATGTTAAGAATCTTCTTAATATGCACGAAAgaaatcatcatcattattatcctGACATCATGACCTTATTATCTCGAGGTAATGGGTTAATATGTTTTGTGATTTCAGCCTAGGAAATTCAAATTTCCAGTCATGGCTAATGGTGGGACAGGCGGCAACCGCCATTCTGACATACCGCCATTCCAACAAGCAAAcctcccgccattccaacatgcaaaTGTAGCCCAGGTGTAAAAACACACATTAGATTACATTACAGACCAATAAAAGAAGAgggagagtatttattttatatttacatCGGGAAAGATTAAAgttcctgttgcatttgaatgcaccgcacagttcgtataaccccacgtggggagtgactcaacagccaatcaggggcTACGCAGGCCACGTTCAGCCTCTTTGCTTGGAGGTGAACTGCAGGCGCGCGATTTTTCCGTTATTTTAATCTGACCTTCGCCAAAGAAGTAGAGCGCAGCTACTGTGAagaggacagaaaaaggagaaaaatcccgaGTTACACCGAAAGAGAAAGTCAAAGCACGTACTGATTGGAAGTCCGGAGCCGAGTGGCTACATAAAGGAGGcaagtacagacaaaaaaaataaataaaggcttgttaacGCCAACCGTCGTcgtccatgctaatgctagctctgtggctaacaggctaaaaGGCTAACCACTTACCAGTCATCTGCTAGCTCAGAGCAACGGTAAGAAACTTTTAGTTAAGTTTAGTAACTTTGAgtctttttagctgctctaaagctatttttctgttgtttctcgtGTGCTAAAGAAAGCtgtggtgatataaaagtcCATGAGAGTGAGCTGAGGTGGTTAATGGTGCAatattttggaacttgtgtgtattgagtCTTCTTTTATgccgatatatatatatatatatatattttccactttttttcataaatcttttattccacttcagttctgatcataactaccaagttttcactgatttttttttttttttttttttaaataaccctttagatgcaattttgaactttttagcccaaatttgaagcctttaggtgccagtattttcaaaatatggaatgcaaagtggaattattgagtagggataattatggtctgggatatgtcaatgattagcaacaacattgatttttagggatttaaattttttttttgttatgcctgatttaataaaaaaaaaaaaaaaaaaactcaatttctaaaaagggccatttttgtccccttctaaaatgatccccaaaataccatatattaatatttttttccacttttttttccagaaatcttttcttccacttcagttctgatcataaccaccaaactttcaattatttaaaaaaaattaaccttttaaatactagtgtatatgaggtaaacaataatttctgttaaaaaacacacacaaaaactgctgtattttcaatatatgcaatgcaaagtgaaatattctatgggggattaataggtctgggatatgtcattgatgaccaacaacaacagtTTTGTCAgcggcagattacagaaacggctcctatagacatccattataatgaatttattttaagttttaagcAGCTCAGAGGGTAATTTTTGGTGCAGTTTCTCTCGCATTAGTAGGCCGCTATTGTAGGAGTAATTAAGCACACTTCTTTGATACCTCTGAACACACCCAATGTGTACTGCTATTGTATTTGCACATAGTTTTGATGTGTTTGTGATTTATATTTTGAATGATAATGGTTACCTACCATAAGTGTTATTGGAACAGTTAAACATGTGAGTTCTTGAATGTTTAGTCCTCATATTTGATATACTTGAACATTGAATGTTGTACAACTGAAATTGAAGATTTGATAAGATTTATGTGAGGTTTGATGcaatatttagcattttagACATTTAAACCTTAATCGATGCATCTGAGAGTAGAGTGTAATAAATAAGACCTTGTTTGTAGGTCAGGTTTTTGAGAGGACGGTGAAAATCCGGACCAGGACGAGATTCCGGTTGAGACCGGTGGCGAGCCAAGACTTGCAACGGAGATACACAGGtacacactcacatacacatacattcCCATTACATTCCCATGAACCTTTTACAGAAACAGGTGCACCTGCAacgatttctttttctttttttttaagggccCCAAACGGACAATTTTATTTCATCTCAGTGTGTACACTATTTTACTTTGGTCATTCATGTATGTTTTTTTATAACTTGaacatttttcttgattctcTGTGAAAAATACAGAGTGGCTACTCAacgtttattatttatttcaacaCATTAGCTCCTACCGAGTCTTCTTAATAGTCTAACTTGTCACTGTAATTCACTTTATCATTGCTAAATTGGTTacgcaaacgtcccaccatgcattttacatgttttaagacatgtacagatgtgatacagtctttaaaagcgtaattaaagcctccccctctctctctacctgttattcttcaaagcttgtgatgtttgaattgaattaaactgaTACTGAATGAAGATTTAAgggtcaaatctacagtcagaggggaggatcaggtggatgtgggcttatttgggaatttaaaagataaaaataaaagatgatggcactcaggatccatccatgtgttctgtgttgttactataaatctggtgtgtgcgtgtaacagctgtcatgtTGGTGTGTCAGATCCTGACAATGTCATGAGTCCGTggtcattttcaaaatgcactccaaaagcaaattaatgatattcatatagtttattacacaaaaaggagcgacggacactgttcacttattgatttaaaactaattCACTAATAAAAGACACAATAATAATACGTTTTGGGTATAGCCTAACATAttaaattggttttatttgcagcactgAGACATCTGACACAGGTGAGCGgtcattgatgtctgtaatTGCAGCTGGCTGCTGCAACACGTCACTGACTCAGTATTTCTGCTTCATCCAACATGTTTCACACTCGCCCGAGTtgcattaaaggtagggtaggagatcctggattttgagtccagcgaagctgcattttgaaaatacacaggtaaaaagtcccaacccttttcttcactttccccccgaaggcacgcctctagagtacatgaacgagcacgaaggtgcacgagcgctgttctgacagcaagcatcgatcgttgctgtatttagtatttagtatttagtatttagtatatgctaactatacgttaataatgctaggtgctagccaagctggctctagtttagcttcctgccaagcttctgggcgcgtaattcgttcacggagcagggtacgcacacagggggaggagggggagggaggagcagattgcagtttgatagacggcatcagaatccaatcattgtg contains:
- the LOC142396971 gene encoding gamma-crystallin M3-like, whose amino-acid sequence is MTMGKIIFYEERNFQGRHYETTSDCPDMSSYLNKCHSCRVESGMFMVYDRPNYMGNQYFMRRGEYADYMSMFGMRDCIRSSRMIPMHRGQFRMRIYERENFGGQMHEMMDDCDNIQDRYRMSDCMSCHVMDGHWLMYEQPHYRGRMMYMRPGEYRSFRDMGFGGQRFMSMRRIMDM